The Harmonia axyridis chromosome 3, icHarAxyr1.1, whole genome shotgun sequence nucleotide sequence acacgtgtctaaggaaaccactttggtatggggactgttcttattcccttctttttgtttgatgaacaattatccaagtaagccattccacattgttaattttcttggactcggatgtcacgcagggagctataatctcccacgtggtaaggtcaattgctgctgttaccacaaatgcacgattgacttatgttgttgatttcattcgttttttattttcttgaatgtttcacattctaacactttttatcgtattgcacagggacgaaagcttgacacacgtgtctaaggaaaccactttggtataagggactgttcttattcccttctttttgtttaatgaacaattatccaagtaagccattccacattgttgattttcttggactcggatgtcacgcaggtagctataatctcccacgtggtaaggtccattgctgctgtaaccacgaatgcacgattgacttttgttgttgatttcatttgtttgttatttccttctatgtttctcattctaacaattttcatcgtattgcacagggacgaaagcttgacacacgtgtctaaggcaaccactttggtatgagggactgttcttattcccttctttttgtttaatgaacaattatccaagtaagccattccacattttttattttattggactcggatgtaacgcaggtagctataatctgcgacgaatagtttaggagatataacgatttttgtagagagaatgaattttctcgaattttaattaccccggaccttaaaaaattgtaaaaaattaaaagttccttcttggtaataatatacctctttttctattgatctggtcacgtagatcacgaaagtttttatttgaggggtttgcaacgaatagtttaggagatataacgatttctgtagagagattgaatttttacggttttttccaaaaatttcgaattcaaattcctcctgaactatggggactacggaaaatcggtgagcagagttggtattggcagttcatggttattcgaatcccactctcgcctgacaatatttgagtcgaaaaattttctcgaatttttcttaccccggaccttaaaaaattgtaaaaaattgaaagttccttcttggtaataatatacctctttttctattgatctggtcatgtagatcacgaaagtttttatttgagcagtccgcgacgaatagtttaggagatataacgatttttatagagagattgaattttctcgaattttccttaccccggaccttgaaaaattgtaaaaaatcaaaagatctttcttggtaataaaatacctctttttctattgatctgttcacgtagatcacgaaagtttttatttgagtggtctgcgacgaaaagtttaggagatataacgatttttgtagagagattgaattttctcgaattttccttaccccggaccttaaaaaattgtaaaaattaaaagttccttcttggtgataatatacctctttttctattgatgtgttcacgtagatcacgaaagtttttatatgaggggtctgcgacgaatagtttaggagatgtaacgatttttatagagagattgaatttttacggttttttccaaaaatttcgacttcaaatttctcctaaactatggagactacggaaaatcggtgagcagagttggtattggcagttcatggttattcgaatcccactctcgcctgacaatatatgagtcCACCGGATTCACACCGGCGTTCCTGAATTTCGGTCGGGAGGTTCACTCCCCAGAAACGAACCGTCGGACATCAGGAGCCAAAGGTGACGCAGAAAAATCAATGGAAGAACCACAGGTCCAAGGGGTAGGCCAATACGCAAATCGCATCAAGCGACTCCAAGAGACCCGGGAGTTTGTTAGACTCCAGCTGGCTCGTGCATTCAACCAACAGAGTCGGTATTATAATCTCCGAAGGAGAGCGTGGTCGTGCCGGGTAGGTGACAAAGTTTTGCGTCGAGAACATCCGTTGTCGTCGGCGGCAGAAGGCTTTGCATCTAAGTTAGCGCCCAAATATTCTGGTCCGTATACCGTTACTAAGGTCATATCTCCAGTGGTGTACGACTTGAAAAGCGCGTCGGGTAAATATCTTCGTCACATCCACGTTAAAGATTTGAAACCATTCTACGAAGGTGAGCAGGGCGTTGAGCACTCGGAAATTTCGGGAAACCCGCGGATACATAGTGGAGAGCATGCATAAGACCGAGGGGTGGAGCCGTGTCAGTCATCCGTCTGTTTCAGGATATGTTGCGATCAGTGGCGGTCGTACCCTCCAACCCCTCTGATGAAGAGCCCACTCCGGAGAGAATAACCAGAATCTCCGGACCCTTCCGGAAAATCCGTACCCTCGGCGAGGAAGGTTTTGGAAAAGTGTTCGAGGTCGAACACGGAGATATAAGATTTGCCCTGAAGGTGGCCCCGAAAGACGAGGTGTCCATGACGGAGCTGAGGATGCTGAAAGCCATGAGACACCCAAACGTGGTCCGCCTATTGGTGGATTACGTAACCGACGAACGGCTCTATCTTGGGGTCGAGCTGATGGAGGGAGACCTGTTGGAACTGGTCCAACGACGGGGGCCTCTGCCGGAGGGGGAGTGTTGTGATATGTTGGGGCAGGCTTTCTCTGGGCTGGCGGCCTGCCATGCTCAGCGTATCCTGTACCGGGATATAAAACCGGGGTCGGCGGGTCTGCATCGCTGATTTCGGGCTCGCCTGCCGACTTAATCAGAGGTTCCCGACCACGTCGCGGCGAGCTGGTACTCCCCCATTTTGGGCACCGGAGGTCCTGAAAAGGTTGCCATTCGGACTCCCCTCGGATGTGTGGGCCATGGGAGTGACGGCTTTATACATGGCAACCGGGAAGCTACCCTTCATGACGCCGAATGGGGAAAAGAAGGTCATGAACTTGATAGGACACTATCGCGGGGAGGAGATGCTCGAGGTGCCAGAGAGATTACGCAGCAGCCTGGTGGAACTTCTGAGGGTTGATCCAGCGCATCGCCCTTCCGCTGCATGGGGCGAGATGACCTTCAGGCAGCTGGCCGTATAAGCCAAAGAGGGGTCCAAAGAGATGGCCTCATCTGAAAGACCGTCAAAATTTGAGGCCATAAAGGTGGGAGAGAGCTTTGTAGAAGCCTTTGAGAGGCAACCAAAGGGTGGCTGGACTCCCCGATTCAGGCAGAGGCTGCTGCGGTTTCGCCCTCCAGGAGTGCGGGGTAGACTCCACCCTAAGTTCGTGTTTCCGAATGGGAGGACGAAGCGAATTTGGGTTCCCCAGGAGTAAGGGCGCCTCTCTGTCCCGCGGACGTCCGTCTGTCCGTCAATAAGTGAAGTAGGTCGTCATTGGTGTTGGTAAGTTTTATACAATGGGTCGCTAATCTTGTTGTGTTTTAGAACAAAGATGTCTAGAGGAGAGTGGGACCTCATCGACGCCGGAATAGTGGAATCCATGCCGGCCAGTTTCGACGAGTTAGTGGAGGAAGAAATCGAATTCTGGCAACCGCAACGGAAGGAGACGGCGGCTAGGGGACCACCTACATCTCTATGTCATCACACAACACCTCCGGCGAGACGACGCCCCTATGACTTACCTCGTGGCCATGCCGGTGGACGACACAAGCCAAAGGCTAGAAAACCCCGCAGGCCTTCCAGAACCCACGTACCAGCCCCAGACCCACACTACCCAAGAGCGCAGAGGGAAGTTCCACGCTTCATCAAACTCATGGAGGGTGCATGTTTGCGGTGTGGACTACTGGGCCACGCCCGGAGACATTGCCGGAACAACGTCCGATTATTTTGTTCTCGCTGCGGTCGTTTGGGAGTTATGTCTAGGGATTGTCCATGCCCAAGAGAAAATCGAGCCCGGACGAGGCAACAAGAGGAGCCGTCTAGAGTCGGAATGGATCAGGGCGTGAGGTCAGGTCAACCCAATCTCCGGTCCATTGGAATCCAGTGTGAGCTACTGCGACCCTCAACGAACCTCCAACTATGGCCGATGGAGATTCACCCAGGGATGATATTGGCCGTCTGCCAATAGATAGTTGAACAGCGGGGTAGCAGGTGGtgacaaaaaaaactttcgtttttttttggggaagtaaggggggtgtgtaacgaagtgaaattcgttactagaatcacccggtataatttagcccaggtcaagaattcaataattattttattagaatcacccagtataatttgcccaggtttagaattcaatgattattttattagaatcacccagtataatttgccccaggtttagaattccatcattattctaccagtcatctgagtaggtgaaaataaaatattaattgagagcagtgaaggtatttttcgtccaattcaaaaattttcatttggaataatttctgatttatttatttcatgaaaatataacgatgcaatttaaaatatcagcctatgtataaaaactttcgagcgacaacgcgatagacgttatctcttcaatatgttcttttttacatgttgtcgttcgtttttcataggtataccgccgatttcgagactcgaaattttccccttccaaccgagattacaagtgaagtatttcggaaaaggaggattattcttgccggtgtcttcgaagtattaagttattttccgatttactcctgtcggcgtcttcgagctatatattttcatagttattgagcggattttcttgagtaacaattaagagtttaatttttagtttgcaatttttcttttgaacgttggacgttttagtgccgtat carries:
- the LOC123675361 gene encoding sperm motility kinase-like, producing the protein MLRSVAVVPSNPSDEEPTPERITRISGPFRKIRTLGEEGFGKVFEVEHGDIRFALKVAPKDEVSMTELRMLKAMRHPNVVRLLVDYVTDERLYLGVELMEGDLLELVQRRGPLPEGECCDMLGQAFSGLAACHAQRILYRDIKPGSAGLHR